In the Topomyia yanbarensis strain Yona2022 chromosome 3, ASM3024719v1, whole genome shotgun sequence genome, one interval contains:
- the LOC131691385 gene encoding succinate dehydrogenase [ubiquinone] iron-sulfur subunit, mitochondrial-like has protein sequence MALVCDLKMLLACRGVFGQIRNIHLAVANNAAASKLKKFQIYRWNPDKPEEKPYNQTYEVDLSKCGPMVLDALIKIKSEIDPTLTFRRSCREGICGSCAMNIGGINTLACISKIDADHPEKPTKIYPLPHMYVVKDLVPDMTNFYNQYRSIQPWLQRNNEATEKKGDAQYLQSVNDRAKLDGLYECILCACCSTSCPSYWWNGDKYLGPAVLMQAYRWIIDSRDESTAARLNKLKDPFSVYRCHTIMNCTKTCPKGLNPGKAIAEIKKLLSGIAKKDAPGLETAAEHSK, from the exons ATGGCTTTAGTCTGCGACCTCAAAATGTTGCTTGCTTGTCGCGGAGTATTCGGTCAG ATCAGGAACATTCATCTGGCTGTCGCCAACAATGCAGCTGCTAGTAAGCTTAAGAAGTTTCAAATTTACCGCTGGAACCCGGATAAGCCCGAAGAGAAGCCTTACAATCAA ACGTACGAGGTTGACCTGAGTAAATGCGGACCGATGGTGCTGGATGCCCTGATTAAGATCAAGAGCGAAATTGATCCGACCCTGACGTTCCGGCGCTCTTGCCGTGAAGGAATTTGTGGTTCGTGTGCCATGAATATCGGAGGAATTAACACATTGGCGTGTATCAGTAAGATTGATGCCGATCATCCGGAGAAGCCGACTAAGATTTATCCATTGCCACATATGTACGTGGTTAAGGATTTGGTGCCGGATATGACCAATTTCTACAACCAGTATCGGTCTATTCAGCCGTGGTTACAGCGCAA CAATGAAGCAACGGAGAAGAAGGGTGATGCCCAGTATCTTCAGTCGGTGAATGACCGCGCCAAGTTGGACGGTCTGTACGAGTGCATCTTGTGCGCTTGCTGTTCGACTTCCTGTCCATCGTATTGGTGGAACGGGGATAAATATCTTGGCCCGGCGGTGTTGATGCAGGCCTATCGCTGGATCATTGATTCGCGTGACGAATCGACCGCTGCTCGGTTGAACAAATTGAAGGATCCGTTCAGTGTGTACCGATGCCACACGATCATGAACTGTACCAAGACCTGTCCGAAGGGATTGAACCCGGGTAAGGCGATTGCCGAGATCAAGAAACTACTGTCCGGTATCGCTAAGAAGGACGCCCCAGGTCTGGAGACTGCTGCTGAGCACAGCAAGTGA